A single window of Ananas comosus cultivar F153 linkage group 17, ASM154086v1, whole genome shotgun sequence DNA harbors:
- the LOC109723108 gene encoding AT-hook motif nuclear-localized protein 1-like, which translates to MEGRESVVMMSGPEGGGSGAKAAAAAAAVGDAGGGATKESASSTPSPSPSPTPSPSPQAAAPAEVSGGGGIGVGVGVGSGGAGVPAAAPIPWPATGVGVGGMGIYEELARKKRGRPKKYAPDEMEVDMEMEMETETETEMGMGMGMGLALSPSSAPSSFALVHHSSHLSAKRSRGRPRGSGRRQLLATLGEWFAFSAGGSFTPHVVTIATGEDVAARILSFSQKGPRAICILSANGAISNVTLRQPGSSGGTLTYEGRFEILSLSGSFAISENGGVRSRTGGISVSLAGPDGRVVGGGVAGLLLAASPIQIVVGSFLPNVFKEHKRRANQESTFSPVPASGGVLTSAKPISQATPPDDGCKNLTSSLPAGQVCGGAENSSMTDRPPNPNPTPFKVAGWPADLQSAEHKPSPDINVCLSGE; encoded by the exons ATGGAAGGGAGGGAGAGCGTGGTGATGATGTCGGGGCCCGAAGGTGGCGGCAGCGGAGctaaagcagcagcagcagcagcagcagtaggtGACGCCGGAGGAGGAGCGACGAAGGAGTCAGCATCCTCGACTCCCTCGCCGTCTCCGTCTCCCACCCCGTCCCCATCCCCGCAAGCAGCAGCTCCCGCCGAGGTTAGTGGTGGCGGCGGTattggtgttggtgttggtgttgggAGCGGAGGAGCGGGAGTTCCCGCGGCCGCTCCAATACCGTGGCCTGCCACGGGTGTGGGCGTGGGCGGTATGGGTATCTACGAGGAGCTGGCGAGAAAGAAGAGGGGGAGGCCGAAGAAGTACGCGCCGGACGAGATGGAGGTGGatatggagatggagatggagacgGAGACTGAGACGGAGATGGGAATGGGAATGGGAATGGGGCTGGCGCTGTCCCCCTCCTCCGCACCCTCCTCTTTCGCCCTCGTCCATCACTCCTCCCACTTGTCAGCCAAACGGAGTAGAGGGCGGCCACGCGGCTCCGGCAGACGCCAGCTCCTCGCCACTCTTG GTGAGTGGTTTGCATTCTCCGCCGGAGGGAGTTTTACACCACATGTTGTAACCATAGCTACGGGGGAG GATGTTGCGGCACGTATACTGTCCTTCTCCCAAAAGGGCCCACGAGCTATTTGCATTCTTTCTGCAAATGGGGCTATTTCGAATGTCACCTTACGCCAGCCAGGTTCTTCTGGTGGCACCTTGACTTACGAG GGACGTTTTGAGATTTTATCGTTGTCGGGGTCCTTCGCGATCAGTGAGAATGGTGGTGTTCGCAGCAGAACTGGTGGTATTAGTGTCTCACTTGCTGGACCTGATGGACGTGTCGTTGGTGGGGGAGTTGCTGGGTTGTTGCTTGCGGCTAGTCCAATTCAG ATTGTTGTGGGGAGTTTCCTGCCCAATGTATTCAAGGAGCATAAAAGAAGGGCTAACCAGGAATCAACTTTCTCTCCAGTTCCAGCTAGTGGTGGTGTATTAACATCTGCAAAGCCTATATCTCAAGCAACTCCTCCCGATGATGGCTGTAAGAACCTGACGTCAAGTCTACCTGCAGGCCAAGTATGTGGAGGTGCCGAGAACAGCAGCATGACCGACCGACCaccgaacccaaacccaactcCTTTCAAGGTGGCGGGCTGGCCTGCCGACCTGCAGTCGGCAGAGCACAAGCCTTCCCCTGATATTAATGTATGCTTATCTGGGGAATAG
- the LOC109723109 gene encoding uncharacterized protein LOC109723109, with protein sequence METRAVRRDEEGKKKAERVVVAAVPRTRKPETMRYVEKKLVDKGLQRMDRHPVDGLGGLGAPPPKSGHGGKFTWEGPEDPAEAELDPAPPALDPRDPNYDDDQEQLEKGRGRRGGGGGGGGAAEDDDDDDEAAEEKIVGEVEVAKVAEAREGVSRIEILPPLQLQP encoded by the coding sequence ATGGAGACGAGGGCGGTGCGCAGGGACGAGGAAGGGAAGAAGAAAGCGGAGAGGGTGGTGGTGGCGGCCGTGCCGAGGACGCGGAAGCCGGAGACGATGCGCTACGTGGAGAAGAAACTGGTGGACAAGGGCCTCCAGCGCATGGACCGCCACCCTGTCGACGGCCTCGGCGGCCTCGGCGCCCCTCCCCCCAAGTCCGGCCACGGCGGCAAGTTCACCTGGGAGGGCCCCGAAGACCCCGCCGAAGCCGAGCTCGACCCCGCCCCGCCCGCCCTCGACCCCCGCGACCCCAACTACGACGACGACCAGGAACAGCTCGAGAAGGGGCGGGGAcgaagaggcggaggcggaggcggaggcggggcggctgaagacgacgacgacgacgacgaggccGCGGAGGAGAAGATCGTGGGGGAGGTGGAGGTGGCCAAAGTGGCGGAGGCGAGGGAAGGGGTCTCCAGGATCGAAATACTACCACCTCTGCAGCTGCAGCCCTGA
- the LOC109723110 gene encoding protection of telomeres protein 1a-like isoform X3 — protein sequence MATREREHVYLPLKDALECVGVKINLFAVVAEIGAIIRSRGTDYVLTLKIVDQSLPILGISVNFFGDDATRLPHVKANGDIICLHNVMMKAYNGNHYCLYNKRFSSFALFEGITSIGINPYEISSKYCRSDGDSALLLELRRWSIDHLPTAALKESTLQLRSVKVGVVFDLVCKVLHVCETSNGGRILFVWDGTDAPPLQFQGKNYDERMMSSAKRVPLTCFPAPSHILEVNHENAVYSTLMDSLTHNEIVHRSKCIVRVVAACPWHVEHLRSPVTGRYRVKVTLEDPTARIHAYIVREDAARFFGASPEQDLAHNMNALLGIAEGASGEGGNSTYRDPPWVWCCLRSYYLEESDPWGTRRYRICDTELVG from the exons ATGGCGACGCGGGAGAGGGAGCACGTTTACCTCCCCCTCAAAGATGCGTTGGAGTGCGTCGGCGTTAAGATCAACCTCTTCGCCGTTGTTGCTGAGATCGGAGCCATCATCCGCAGCAGAGGCACCG ATTATGTTCTTACTTTAAAGATAGTGGACCAGTCTCTTCCAATTCTTGGAATTTCAGTAAATTTCTTTGGCGATGACGCTACCAGATTACCCCATGTGAAGGCAAATGGCGATATTATTTGTTTACACAATGTTatg ATGAAGGCTTATAATGGAAATCACTATTGTCTTTACAATAAGAGGTTTTCTTCATTCGCACTATTTGAAGGTATAACTAGCATCGGCATCAATCCGTATGAAATTTCTTCGAAATACTGCAGAAGTGATGGCGATAGTGCACTCTTATTAGAATTAAGGAGATGGTCGATTGATCACCTGCCTACTGCAG cCTTAAAAGAATCTACACTGCAACTGAGGAGTGTGAAAGTTGGTGTTGTTTTTGATCTAGTATGCAAG GTTCTTCATGTCTGTGAAACTTCTAATGGCGGACGAATACTCTTTGTTTGGGATGGAACTGATGCTCCTCCTCTACAGTTTCAGGGAAA GAATTATGATGAACGGATGATGTCAAGTGCAAAACGTGTACCTTTGACGTGCTTCCCTGCGCCTTCTCATATTTTAG AGGTTAATCATGAGAATGCAGTGTATTCAACACTAATGGATTCTCTCACCCATAATGAG ATAGTTCACAGGTCGAAGTGCATTGTTCGGGTGGTGGCTGCCTGTCCTTGGCATGTTGAGCACCTACGCTCTCCTGTGACAGGACGATACCGGGTCAAAGTGACTCTTGAAGATCCAACTGCAAGAATTCATGCATACATTGTCAGGGAAGATGCA GCTAGATTTTTTGGTGCTAGTCCAGAGCAAGATTTAGCTCACAATATGAACGCGCTACTTGGTATAGCTGAAGGGGCTAGTGGCGAGGGAGGCAATTCGACTTATAGAGATCCACCATGGGTGTGGTGTTGCTTGAGGTCCTATTACTTAGAAGAAAGTGATCCATGGGGTACTAGAAGGTACCGGATATGTGACACCGAGCTTGTTGGTTAA
- the LOC109723110 gene encoding protection of telomeres protein 1a-like isoform X1 codes for MATREREHVYLPLKDALECVGVKINLFAVVAEIGAIIRSRGTDYVLTLKIVDQSLPILGISVNFFGDDATRLPHVKANGDIICLHNVMMKAYNGNHYCLYNKRFSSFALFEGITSIGINPYEISSKYCRSDGDSALLLELRRWSIDHLPTAALKESTLQLRSVKVGVVFDLVCKVLHVCETSNGGRILFVWDGTDAPPLQFQGNLDNGLDQDPLHLEELPLSREVLCSFPPVGTVLRVFSNKVFKEFSHLQESQHWVRLCNMNCEVLSGVWKGILGPSSKVRLLSNVDDSVLDSLMNYDERMMSSAKRVPLTCFPAPSHILEVNHENAVYSTLMDSLTHNEIVHRSKCIVRVVAACPWHVEHLRSPVTGRYRVKVTLEDPTARIHAYIVREDAARFFGASPEQDLAHNMNALLGIAEGASGEGGNSTYRDPPWVWCCLRSYYLEESDPWGTRRYRICDTELVG; via the exons ATGGCGACGCGGGAGAGGGAGCACGTTTACCTCCCCCTCAAAGATGCGTTGGAGTGCGTCGGCGTTAAGATCAACCTCTTCGCCGTTGTTGCTGAGATCGGAGCCATCATCCGCAGCAGAGGCACCG ATTATGTTCTTACTTTAAAGATAGTGGACCAGTCTCTTCCAATTCTTGGAATTTCAGTAAATTTCTTTGGCGATGACGCTACCAGATTACCCCATGTGAAGGCAAATGGCGATATTATTTGTTTACACAATGTTatg ATGAAGGCTTATAATGGAAATCACTATTGTCTTTACAATAAGAGGTTTTCTTCATTCGCACTATTTGAAGGTATAACTAGCATCGGCATCAATCCGTATGAAATTTCTTCGAAATACTGCAGAAGTGATGGCGATAGTGCACTCTTATTAGAATTAAGGAGATGGTCGATTGATCACCTGCCTACTGCAG cCTTAAAAGAATCTACACTGCAACTGAGGAGTGTGAAAGTTGGTGTTGTTTTTGATCTAGTATGCAAG GTTCTTCATGTCTGTGAAACTTCTAATGGCGGACGAATACTCTTTGTTTGGGATGGAACTGATGCTCCTCCTCTACAGTTTCAGGGAAA CCTAGACAATGGACTAGACCAAGATCCATTGCATCTTGAAGAGCTGCCTTTGTCAAGGGAGGTTTTATGTTCATTTCCTCCGGTTGGGACAGTCTTAAGGGTATTTTCTAACAAGGTTTTCAAAGAGTTCTCACATTTGCAAGAAAGCCAACATTGGGTTAGACTATGCAATATGAACTGTGAGGTGCTATCTGGGGTGTGGAAAGGCATTCTAGGGCCATCCAGTAAAGTTCGTCTTTTATCTAATGTGGATGACTCTGTATTGGACTCTCTCAT GAATTATGATGAACGGATGATGTCAAGTGCAAAACGTGTACCTTTGACGTGCTTCCCTGCGCCTTCTCATATTTTAG AGGTTAATCATGAGAATGCAGTGTATTCAACACTAATGGATTCTCTCACCCATAATGAG ATAGTTCACAGGTCGAAGTGCATTGTTCGGGTGGTGGCTGCCTGTCCTTGGCATGTTGAGCACCTACGCTCTCCTGTGACAGGACGATACCGGGTCAAAGTGACTCTTGAAGATCCAACTGCAAGAATTCATGCATACATTGTCAGGGAAGATGCA GCTAGATTTTTTGGTGCTAGTCCAGAGCAAGATTTAGCTCACAATATGAACGCGCTACTTGGTATAGCTGAAGGGGCTAGTGGCGAGGGAGGCAATTCGACTTATAGAGATCCACCATGGGTGTGGTGTTGCTTGAGGTCCTATTACTTAGAAGAAAGTGATCCATGGGGTACTAGAAGGTACCGGATATGTGACACCGAGCTTGTTGGTTAA
- the LOC109723110 gene encoding protection of telomeres protein 1a-like isoform X2, with amino-acid sequence MRWSASALRSTSSPLLLRSEPSSAAEAPMKAYNGNHYCLYNKRFSSFALFEGITSIGINPYEISSKYCRSDGDSALLLELRRWSIDHLPTAALKESTLQLRSVKVGVVFDLVCKVLHVCETSNGGRILFVWDGTDAPPLQFQGNLDNGLDQDPLHLEELPLSREVLCSFPPVGTVLRVFSNKVFKEFSHLQESQHWVRLCNMNCEVLSGVWKGILGPSSKVRLLSNVDDSVLDSLMNYDERMMSSAKRVPLTCFPAPSHILEVNHENAVYSTLMDSLTHNEIVHRSKCIVRVVAACPWHVEHLRSPVTGRYRVKVTLEDPTARIHAYIVREDAARFFGASPEQDLAHNMNALLGIAEGASGEGGNSTYRDPPWVWCCLRSYYLEESDPWGTRRYRICDTELVG; translated from the exons ATGCGTTGGAGTGCGTCGGCGTTAAGATCAACCTCTTCGCCGTTGTTGCTGAGATCGGAGCCATCATCCGCAGCAGAGGCACCG ATGAAGGCTTATAATGGAAATCACTATTGTCTTTACAATAAGAGGTTTTCTTCATTCGCACTATTTGAAGGTATAACTAGCATCGGCATCAATCCGTATGAAATTTCTTCGAAATACTGCAGAAGTGATGGCGATAGTGCACTCTTATTAGAATTAAGGAGATGGTCGATTGATCACCTGCCTACTGCAG cCTTAAAAGAATCTACACTGCAACTGAGGAGTGTGAAAGTTGGTGTTGTTTTTGATCTAGTATGCAAG GTTCTTCATGTCTGTGAAACTTCTAATGGCGGACGAATACTCTTTGTTTGGGATGGAACTGATGCTCCTCCTCTACAGTTTCAGGGAAA CCTAGACAATGGACTAGACCAAGATCCATTGCATCTTGAAGAGCTGCCTTTGTCAAGGGAGGTTTTATGTTCATTTCCTCCGGTTGGGACAGTCTTAAGGGTATTTTCTAACAAGGTTTTCAAAGAGTTCTCACATTTGCAAGAAAGCCAACATTGGGTTAGACTATGCAATATGAACTGTGAGGTGCTATCTGGGGTGTGGAAAGGCATTCTAGGGCCATCCAGTAAAGTTCGTCTTTTATCTAATGTGGATGACTCTGTATTGGACTCTCTCAT GAATTATGATGAACGGATGATGTCAAGTGCAAAACGTGTACCTTTGACGTGCTTCCCTGCGCCTTCTCATATTTTAG AGGTTAATCATGAGAATGCAGTGTATTCAACACTAATGGATTCTCTCACCCATAATGAG ATAGTTCACAGGTCGAAGTGCATTGTTCGGGTGGTGGCTGCCTGTCCTTGGCATGTTGAGCACCTACGCTCTCCTGTGACAGGACGATACCGGGTCAAAGTGACTCTTGAAGATCCAACTGCAAGAATTCATGCATACATTGTCAGGGAAGATGCA GCTAGATTTTTTGGTGCTAGTCCAGAGCAAGATTTAGCTCACAATATGAACGCGCTACTTGGTATAGCTGAAGGGGCTAGTGGCGAGGGAGGCAATTCGACTTATAGAGATCCACCATGGGTGTGGTGTTGCTTGAGGTCCTATTACTTAGAAGAAAGTGATCCATGGGGTACTAGAAGGTACCGGATATGTGACACCGAGCTTGTTGGTTAA
- the LOC109723410 gene encoding ATP-dependent RNA helicase DBP3 — MAKGDDAVRKKRNKINRKRMRNSESAVSARVASIIAAKRRRKAGKRRICEGMCYSLPTAEDPFNDRHGKKELPKKKKKPPPPPPPPPPKKKIRKEKNPASPNPDKKVQAGSSAAVAVPAVKLGPKSGGDDFGCPSKFLILCLNAIRDSWMDEGWLDESADGSLLLSSTWGVDLWRCFSARSNVLDTSGACSSREQIAWLVSAASDIITRKEKQGLVVKCPFLLFLVPSQEKAIQVRSICKPLKALGIHTVSLHPGAPVDHQVRGLKSCEPEFVVSTPDRLLELVSLSAIDISGVSLLVVDGLHSFVDLNFVDKLNSIKVGISADPHIVIFSNTHGETSMSLARNLLGGPTTRLSLFDSIASQSAFLLQNVHFCASEEQKMTEVMQIVSETVSNQNLQSARILIIAESISKAQMLVSSLRGENCNLLCGLTSGCFTISDSDEEAKILVKDRESIPTVDVEQFEIVIIVDFPLTIGEYTEILTRTARHSVIGILHSFFCKVDAALARPLITVLEQCRQVVPEALRSLDSSQV; from the exons ATGGCGAAGGGAGACGATGCCGTCAGGAAGAAGCGGAACAAGATCAACCGCAAGCGCATGCGCAACAGCGAGTCCGCCGTCTCCGCTCGCGTCGCCTCCATCATCGCCGCCAAGCGCCGCCGCAAGGCCGGCAAGCGCCGCATCTGCGAG GGGATGTGTTACAGCCTCCCGACGGCCGAGGATCCCTTCAATGATCGCCACGGCAAGAAGGAATtgccgaagaagaagaagaagcctcctcctcctcctcctcctcctcctccgaagAAAAAAATACGCAAGGAAAAGAACCCTGCTTCCCCCAATCCCGATAAGAAAGTGCAGGCCGGAAGCAGCGCGGCCGTCGCAGTCCCCGCCGTAAAGCTCGGCCCAAAGAGCGGCGGAGACGACTTCGGATGCCCTTCCAAGTTCCTAATCCTATGCCTCAACGCCATACGAGATTCTTGGATGGACGAGGGCTGGCTCGACGAGAGCGCGGACGGATCGCTCCTCCTCAGTAGCACCTGGGGCGTTGATCTCTGGAGGTGCTTCTCTGCTAGGTCGAATGTGCTGGACACGAGCGGGGCTTGCTCTTCCAGAGAGCAGATTGCTTGGCTTGTTTCTGCAGCGTCCGATATCATCACTAGGAAGGAGAAGCAGGGCCTCGTCGTCAAATGCCCCTTCCTCTTGTTTCTCGTGCCTTCACAGGAGAAAGCTATTCAG GTAAGATCAATTTGCAAGCCACTCAAGGCTCTGGGGATACACACAGTAAGCTTGCACCCTGGTGCGCCTGTTGATCACCAGGTTCGCGG TCTAAAAAGTTGCGAACCGGAGTTCGTTGTATCCACTCCAGATAGGCTTCTTGAACTTGTTTCCCTAAGCGCCATCGACATATCTGGTGTATCATTACTG GTTGTTGATGGACTACATAGCTTTGTCGATCTCAATTTTGTCGATAAACTTAACTCAATCAAAGTTGGTATATCTGCTGATCCTCATATTGTTATCTTTAGCAATACCCATGGAGAAACATCTATGTCATTAGCACGAAATCTGCTTGGTGGACCAACTACTAGGCTGTCTCTCTTTGACTCCATTGCTAGTCAGAGTGCATTCCTATTGCAAAATGTTCATTTCTGTGCATCAGAAGAGCAAAAGATGACGGAG GTCATGCAAATTGTTTCGGAAACGGTGAGTAATCAAAATCTACAGAGTGCAAGGATTCTAATAATAGCAGAAAGTATTAGTAAGGCTCAAATGTTGGTCTCCTCTCTTAGAGGTGAGAATTGCAATCTATTATGTGGCCTAACCAGCGGTTGTTTCACCATATCTGACAG TGACGAAGAGGCCAAAATCTTAGTAAAGGATAGAGAGAGCATCCCGACAGTCGATGTTGAGCAATTTGAAATAGTGATCATTGTGGATTTTCCTCTTACAATTGGGGAGTATACTGAAATTCTTACAAGGACCGCACGTCATTCTGTTATTGGTATTCTGCATAGTTTCTTCTGTAAGGTAGATGCTGCTCTTGCTCGACCTTTGATCACGGTACTTGAACAATGTAGGCAGGTAGTGCCTGAAGCCCTTAGAAGTTTGGACTCCTCGCAAGTATGA